Proteins co-encoded in one Sus scrofa isolate TJ Tabasco breed Duroc chromosome 14, Sscrofa11.1, whole genome shotgun sequence genomic window:
- the LOC110256816 gene encoding uncharacterized protein LOC110256816, whose translation MPSCCTLVAPRGVGARRPLVPWVGSGALRRRAAWAEAPAEGQAKRQAARRPRRPGGPEARRRGGGLLGRRAAPSSVYGHTTLNAPDLAPPPPPPPPPPPSAQFTASPSAPCPDCPSRPTARGRRAARPASGPRPQAASSQPSDLRAPAPAPPRRRPGLPPKGLAHCTLAGLSAGRDLPARPTDSCSPPSPGTQGPALRPDGWTDIGPGRWTGGRSVGCRPAPGTWAPPYYPFPGPSRSRKQDGRGVGRPGALKTVPGRGAAQRGQEPVSRGREKKQRRQSKPTDRSSPNVHPPHLTVSGGFSWPERDLAGKASKRKRNPDTLAAGALRFDDEAPRPVSWTPVGKGGLGKATWRA comes from the exons ATGCCCTCCTGCTGCACGCTGGTCGCTCCGCGTGGGGTTGGCGCAAGG AGGCCTCTGGTCCCCTGGGTCGGCAGCGGGGCCCTGCGGCGGCGGGCTGCGTGGGCAGAGGCGCCCGCAGAGGGGCAGGCCAAGCGCCAGGCGGCCCGGAGGCCCCGGAGGCCCGGAGGCCCGGAGGCCCGGAGGCGCGGCGGCGGGCTCTTGGGGCGGCGCGCGGCACCCTCCTCCGTctacggccataccaccctgaacgcgCCCGATCTC gcgccgccgccgccgccgccgccgccgccgcccccttcAGCGCAGTTCACCGCCAGCCCCAGCGCCCCCTGCCCCGACTGCCCCTCCCGCCCCACCGCGCGGGGCCGTCGTGCGGCGCGGCCAGCCAGTGGCCCGCGCCCGCAGGCGGCCTCATCCCAGCCCTCGGACCTCAgagccccagcccccgcccctccccgccgccgGCCCGGGCTCCCTCCGAAGGGCCTGGCCCACTGCACGCTGGCTGGCCTGTCGGCCGGCCGTGACCTGCCCGCTCGCCCCACGGACAGCTGCTCCCCTCCTTCGCCCGGGACCCAAGGCCCGGCCCTTCGGccggatggatggacggatatTGGCCCCGGCAGATGGACAGGCGGACGGTCGGTCGGCTGCCGGCCGGCTCCTGGAACCTGGGCCCCTCCATACTACCCATTTCCTGGGCCCTCCCGATCCAGGAAACAAGACGGGCGGGGCGTGGGCCGGCCAGGAGCCCTCAAGACAGTCCCGGGGCGCGGCGCCGCCCAGAGGGGGCAAGAACCCGTGTCCCGAGGTAGAGAGAAAAAGCAACGGAGACAAAGCAAGCCGACCGACCGCTCCAGCCCGAACGTGCACCCACCTCACCTCACTGTCTCGGGGGGCTTCTCCTGGCCTGAGAGGGACCTGGCGGGGAAGGCATCCAAGCGGAAGCGGAATCCTGACACCTTGGCTGCAg GAGCTCTCCGGTTTGACGACGAGGCCCCCCGCCCCGTGTCCTGGACTCCTGTGGGGAAGGGTGGCCTTGGAAAGGCCACCTGGCGGGCCTGA
- the LOC110256817 gene encoding basic proline-rich protein-like → MGPECLSGSGGRIPSSRHLSFRLWVSVCSGLRGKGAWGLDPSGATPPDPRPAASERAACGLPSADGPAERPPSWHGMGEWRDFHHPPGARGLWSPGSAAGPCGGGLRGQRRPQRGRPSARRPGGPGGPEARRPGGPEARRRGGGLLGRRAAPSSVYGHTTLNAPDLAPPPPPPPSAQFTASPSAPCPDCPSRPTARGRRAARPASGPRPQAASSQPSDLRAPAPAPPRRRPGLPPKGLAHCTLAGLSAGRDLPARPTDSCSPPSPGTQGPALRPDGWTDIGPGRWTGGRSVGCRPAPGTWAPPYYPFPGPSRSRKQDGRGVGRPGALKTVPGRGAAQRGQEPVSRGREKKQRRQSKPTDRSSPNVHPPHLTVSGGFSWPERDLAGKASKRKRNPDTLAAGALRFDDEAPRPVSWTPVGKGGLGKATWRA, encoded by the exons ATGGGTCCCGAGTGCCTCTCTGGGTCTGGGGGTCGTATCCCCTCCTCCCGCCACCTCTCCTTCCGTCTCTGGGTCTCT GTCTGCAGCGGGCTCCGGGGAAAGGGAGCCTGGGGCCTTGACCCCTCCGGGGCCAcgccccccgacccccgcccagCTGCGAGTGAGCGAGCGGCCTGTGGATTGCCGAGCGCAGACGGGCCTGCCGAGCGCCCCCCGTCCTGGCATGGCATGGGAGAGTGGCGAGACTTCCACCACCCTCCGGGTGCCAGAGGCCTCTGGTCCCCTGGGTCGGCAGCGGGGCCCTGCGGCGGCGGGCTGCGTGGGCAGAGGCGCCCGCAGAGGGGCAGGCCAAGCGCCAGGCGGCCCGGAGGCCCCGGAGGCCCGGAGGCCCGGAGGCCCGGAGGCCCGGAGGCCCGGAGGCGCGGCGGCGGGCTCTTGGGGCGGCGCGCGGCACCCTCCTCCGTctacggccataccaccctgaacgcgCCCGATCTC gcgccgccgccgccgccgcccccttcAGCGCAGTTCACCGCCAGCCCCAGCGCCCCCTGCCCCGACTGCCCCTCCCGCCCCACCGCGCGGGGCCGTCGTGCGGCGCGGCCAGCCAGTGGCCCGCGCCCGCAGGCGGCCTCATCCCAGCCCTCGGACCTCAgagccccagcccccgcccctccccgccgccgGCCCGGGCTCCCTCCGAAGGGCCTGGCCCACTGCACGCTGGCTGGCCTGTCGGCCGGCCGTGACCTGCCCGCTCGCCCCACGGACAGCTGCTCCCCTCCTTCGCCCGGGACCCAAGGCCCGGCCCTTCGGccggatggatggacggatatTGGCCCCGGCAGATGGACAGGCGGACGGTCGGTCGGCTGCCGGCCGGCTCCTGGAACCTGGGCCCCTCCATACTACCCATTTCCTGGGCCCTCCCGATCCAGGAAACAAGACGGGCGGGGCGTGGGCCGGCCAGGAGCCCTCAAGACAGTCCCGGGGCGCGGCGCCGCCCAGAGGGGGCAAGAACCCGTGTCCCGAGGTAGAGAGAAAAAGCAACGGAGACAAAGCAAGCCGACCGACCGCTCCAGCCCGAACGTGCACCCACCTCACCTCACTGTCTCGGGGGGCTTCTCCTGGCCTGAGAGGGACCTGGCGGGGAAGGCATCCAAGCGGAAGCGGAATCCTGACACCTTGGCTGCAg GAGCTCTCCGGTTTGACGACGAGGCCCCCCGCCCCGTGTCCTGGACTCCTGTGGGGAAGGGTGGCCTTGGAAAGGCCACCTGGCGGGCCTGA
- the LOC110256818 gene encoding basic salivary proline-rich protein 1-like, protein MPAPKPESRNPSAWAGSWAPQDSRSRLRRPGGTPPHLSPWAPTPPTGTKPADPPPPATPLNPTSSGGPASCPGPGKPFPKRERIVTWDYGSEALVPLLPPPLPALCGGERRTLDALGGTGPGRLPPSLRMAGGGGRRLPPPSGVPEASWPPRSAAGLAWARGRPTRHGSEGGHRGRGPGPWAAACGARHPPRSAQFTASPSAPCPDWPLPAPPRGAVVRRGQPVARARRRPHPSPRTSEPQPPPLPAAGPGSLRRAWPTARWLACRPAVTCPLAPRTAAPLLRPGPKARPFGRMDGRILAPADGQADGRSAAGRLLEPGPLHTTHFLGPPDPGNKTGGAWAGQEPSRQSRGAAPPRGGKNPCPEVERKSNGDKASRLVPMRTLQPERAPTSPHCLGGLLLA, encoded by the exons ATGCCTGCCCCTAAGCCGGAATCCCGGAACCCTTCGGCGTGGGCCGGTTCCTGGGCCCCTCAAGACAGCCGGTCGCGGCTCCGGCGCCCTGGTGGGACCCCTCCTCACCTCTCTCCCTGGGCCCCTACCCCACCCACGGGCACCAAGCCCGCCGACCCTCCCCCGCCGGCCACCCCACTCAACCCCACGTCCTCCgggggccctgcctcctgcccagggCCCGGCAAGCCCTTCCCGAAGCGTGAGCGAATTGTCACCTGGGACTATGGGTCCGAGGCCCTGGTCCCCCTCCTCCCGccacctctccctgccct CTGCGGCGGTGAGCGGCGGACCTTGGATGCCCTTGGCGGCACCGGGCCTGGCCGACTCCCCCCGTCCCTGCGCATGGCTGGGGGGGGTGGGCGGAGACTTCCACCACCCTCCGGGGTGCCTGAGGCCTCGTGGCCCCCGCGCTCGGCAGCGGGGCTGGCGTGGGCCAGAGGCCGCCCGACCCGGCATGGCAGCGAAGGCGGCCACAGGGGCCGAGGCCCTGGCCCCTGGGCGGCGGCCTGCGGCGCGAGGCACCCGCCCAGATCGGCGCAGTTCACCGCCAGCCCCAGCGCCCCCTGCCCCGActggcccctccccgccccaccgcGCGGGGCCGTCGTGCGGCGCGGCCAGCCAGTGGCCCGCGCCCGCAGGCGGCCTCATCCCAGCCCTCGGACCTCAgagccccagcccccgcccctccccgccgccgGCCCGGGCTCCCTCCGAAGGGCCTGGCCCACTGCACGCTGGCTGGCCTGTCGGCCGGCCGTGACCTGCCCGCTCGCCCCACGGACAGCTGCTCCCCTCCTTCGCCCGGGACCCAAGGCCCGGCCCTTCGGccggatggatggacggatatTGGCCCCGGCAGATGGACAGGCGGACGGTCGGTCGGCTGCCGGCCGGCTCCTGGAACCTGGGCCCCTCCATACTACCCATTTCCTGGGCCCTCCCGATCCAGGAAACAAGACGGGCGGGGCGTGGGCCGGCCAGGAGCCCTCAAGACAGTCCCGGGGCGCGGCGCCGCCCAGAGGGGGCAAGAACCCGTGTCCCGAGGTAGAGAGAAAAAGCAACGGAGACAAAGCAAGCCGACTGGTCCCCATGCGCACGCTCCAGCCCGAACGTGCACCCACCTCACCTCACTGTCTCGGGGGGCTTCTCCTGGCCTGA